In Lujinxingia litoralis, a single window of DNA contains:
- a CDS encoding bifunctional serine/threonine-protein kinase/phosphatase yields MPLSETVCPECGELTKDEEWCPRCERAVSDTTSAEVGFAEPGQTLDVVVHGEHFGHACHHEVMLVLRVEEVLEEFAARRVLVARALSALVNGEVLEGDDALAFVHPTYLIEETTRHRPPHDSWPTEVQTLVRAPVCVQQWGAHTRSVFVDNVGVSVGDLVDLMRRELEFDQVKAIFGSVAELFRKLHAAGWVHLGLTPWNVRVFDRGSEDGFPRLFLSSSLGQDFDAPVEALSGEALGPNPFEGRGETVLELTPLTFAEEDLADAGDTYDQGEASYEDHGFYQPTYESSSISDVIEDVEEEVAPEANLLKIESVLDGIDRLFRKGQIDDDIPVIPGFSAPELLSGKGSQDGESADVFALGMLLYFLVAGVVPPASLYTRYVPAIPPRNLRPGFPPGLQAVISRATRPHATERFDSVATMLTAFYEACQAIEARGRAHERAPAVVRLASDTHIGIGKRRRNPVNQDCVFSASSEDGRFALIVVADGVSTASYGSGDLASRALGEEAAQIWEDVLPTYLLDGRVDEVRIIQTILRRANHRIVDYVNRTYSPFRGSPHEVMGSTALVAVICDGVVTLASLGDSRVYLQRGAGLEQMTVDHNLWTLSILEGVSADHALAMSHSEALARCMGSFVIEDAQLVAVEPQPDLFRFRVIEGDSLLLTTDGLVDFGGANQLAAEDNILAIMQAEPDPALACLELILLANRGGGGDNIGLSIARFY; encoded by the coding sequence ATGCCCCTGAGCGAAACGGTCTGCCCCGAATGTGGTGAGCTGACCAAGGATGAAGAGTGGTGCCCAAGGTGTGAGCGGGCTGTAAGTGACACGACGTCGGCCGAGGTTGGGTTTGCTGAACCGGGGCAGACGCTGGACGTGGTCGTGCACGGGGAACATTTCGGACATGCGTGCCATCACGAGGTGATGTTGGTGCTGCGTGTCGAAGAGGTGCTCGAGGAGTTTGCGGCCCGTCGGGTGCTGGTCGCCCGAGCGCTGAGTGCGTTGGTCAACGGGGAAGTGTTGGAGGGGGATGACGCGCTGGCTTTCGTGCATCCGACGTATTTGATCGAAGAAACCACCCGTCATCGTCCCCCTCACGACTCCTGGCCGACCGAGGTGCAGACGCTGGTGCGCGCGCCGGTTTGTGTTCAGCAATGGGGGGCGCATACCCGTTCGGTGTTTGTCGACAATGTGGGGGTGTCGGTCGGCGACCTTGTGGACCTGATGCGACGGGAGCTGGAGTTTGATCAGGTCAAGGCCATTTTTGGTTCGGTGGCGGAACTCTTTCGGAAGTTGCATGCCGCGGGGTGGGTGCATCTGGGACTGACCCCCTGGAATGTACGCGTCTTTGATCGTGGCAGTGAGGACGGGTTTCCTCGTCTCTTTCTTTCGAGTTCGTTAGGTCAAGATTTTGACGCGCCGGTCGAGGCACTGTCGGGCGAAGCACTGGGGCCCAATCCCTTTGAGGGGCGGGGAGAAACGGTGTTGGAGCTGACGCCGCTGACGTTTGCTGAGGAAGATCTGGCCGACGCGGGTGACACATACGATCAGGGCGAAGCATCCTACGAAGATCATGGTTTCTATCAGCCCACGTATGAGTCTTCGTCGATCTCGGACGTCATTGAAGACGTGGAGGAGGAGGTCGCGCCGGAGGCCAATCTGCTTAAGATCGAGTCGGTGCTTGATGGCATCGACCGGCTCTTTCGCAAGGGGCAGATCGACGACGATATCCCGGTCATCCCGGGGTTCTCGGCGCCCGAATTGCTCAGTGGAAAGGGGAGCCAGGATGGCGAGTCTGCAGATGTCTTTGCGCTGGGGATGTTGCTCTATTTTCTGGTAGCAGGAGTGGTGCCACCGGCCTCGCTGTACACCCGTTATGTTCCGGCAATCCCGCCGCGCAACCTTCGTCCGGGGTTTCCCCCCGGTCTGCAGGCGGTGATTTCGCGTGCGACGCGGCCGCATGCCACGGAGCGTTTTGACAGCGTGGCGACGATGCTGACGGCGTTTTACGAGGCCTGTCAGGCGATCGAAGCCCGGGGTCGCGCTCACGAGCGTGCGCCGGCGGTCGTTCGTCTGGCCAGTGATACGCATATCGGCATCGGTAAGCGGCGCCGCAATCCTGTGAATCAGGACTGCGTGTTTTCGGCCTCCTCAGAAGACGGGCGTTTTGCGTTGATCGTGGTGGCCGATGGGGTGTCGACGGCGAGTTATGGTTCCGGGGACCTGGCGAGTCGCGCGCTGGGGGAGGAGGCCGCACAGATCTGGGAGGATGTGCTGCCGACGTATCTGCTGGACGGCCGGGTTGATGAAGTTCGGATCATTCAGACGATTCTGCGGCGTGCGAACCATCGTATTGTTGATTACGTCAATCGCACCTACTCGCCCTTCCGGGGAAGTCCGCATGAGGTGATGGGGTCGACGGCGCTGGTGGCGGTGATATGCGATGGGGTGGTGACGCTGGCGTCACTGGGAGATAGCCGGGTGTATTTGCAGCGGGGCGCCGGGCTGGAGCAGATGACCGTCGATCATAATCTGTGGACTCTGTCGATTCTGGAAGGCGTGTCGGCCGACCACGCGTTGGCCATGTCGCATAGCGAGGCATTGGCCCGCTGCATGGGCTCGTTTGTGATCGAGGACGCGCAGCTCGTTGCGGTGGAGCCGCAGCCGGATCTCTTTCGTTTTCGGGTGATCGAGGGGGATTCGTTGCTGCTGACGACCGATGGACTCGTGGATTTTGGCGGGGCGAACCAGCTGGCCGCCGAGGATAATATTCTGGCGATTATGCAGGCTGAGCCTGACCCGGCGCTGGCGTGCCTGGAGTTGATTTTGCTGGCGAACCGTGGGGGTGGGGGCGACAATATCGGGCTATCGATCGCGCGTTTTTATTAG
- a CDS encoding choice-of-anchor D domain-containing protein yields the protein MQSLWYMGKGWTGAQLVLVAAMMLGLLACGDRGIGGTGAGVIEVSPTQIGFAQVNLGDSETQFLTISNRSDEELQLFEVTLEAVEGGTTAGLSLGALPELPYTIGPQQDAVVEVTYTPDGQGAASGRVRILSSDPRYSEESPLYVNVSTLGNTPELLVDPPIVRFARATPGAFERREVRLINIGTAPLTIYEEPVYGGGEDFSIEIPERAYPLTLQPFDSEQSLEEPERYELVIGILYQPTGQGGDTGEIAIETDDVRDPHPVREGRGLTRIDVLANADAPCIEVDSRNRNLGQVPIGSVARDRVRVTNCGTKTLSLENILLDQQGDSFELDLGSWDSNGDGQMDRAVSVARDTTVEFGVRYVPLVEGTERAQIVIVNDDPIQPELPVDLVARGADGECPVASALGRVRGVSGTGRPSLSAIPLQYVILDGSQSSDPDGAVVDYEWEVLQGPPGTLVQLGPTQDDPLDTDGSRREFRLLTAGTYRIGLNVIDNDGFRSCEQAVVEITSVPDQDIHIELTWTNPEDPDEGDSEGSDVDLHLTKMGPGRWAEEPYSIYFQYPNRSEEPIWNPEDPSLDIDVRDGAGPENITMRTPSGCEWYAVGVHYYRQLFGTAYATVRIYIQGSLRYESTLQPLERTGEFWDVARIHWSAEGQATIVETNALYPALPEGQAPEVTNAMVDEAAALGLCSTQQLY from the coding sequence ATGCAGAGCCTCTGGTACATGGGAAAGGGATGGACAGGCGCGCAACTGGTGCTTGTAGCGGCGATGATGCTCGGGCTTCTGGCCTGCGGCGATCGCGGGATCGGGGGGACCGGAGCGGGAGTCATTGAGGTTTCTCCAACGCAGATTGGTTTTGCGCAGGTGAACCTTGGTGACTCCGAGACGCAGTTTCTGACGATCAGCAACCGCTCCGATGAGGAGCTTCAGCTTTTTGAGGTGACGCTGGAAGCGGTTGAGGGAGGCACGACGGCAGGGCTCTCGCTGGGGGCTTTGCCGGAGCTGCCCTACACGATTGGTCCACAGCAGGATGCGGTCGTAGAGGTTACTTACACGCCTGATGGGCAGGGGGCAGCCAGTGGGCGGGTCAGGATTTTGTCGAGCGACCCGCGTTATTCGGAGGAGTCACCGCTCTATGTGAACGTGAGTACTCTGGGCAACACCCCGGAGTTGTTGGTGGATCCGCCGATTGTGCGTTTTGCGCGGGCGACGCCCGGCGCGTTTGAGCGTCGGGAGGTTCGCCTTATCAATATCGGGACGGCGCCGCTGACGATTTACGAGGAGCCGGTCTACGGAGGGGGAGAAGACTTCAGTATCGAGATTCCGGAGCGCGCCTACCCGCTGACGCTGCAGCCTTTTGACTCGGAACAGAGCCTGGAGGAGCCCGAGCGATATGAGCTTGTGATCGGGATCTTGTATCAGCCGACCGGACAGGGTGGCGATACCGGGGAAATTGCGATTGAGACCGATGATGTGCGCGACCCGCATCCGGTGCGAGAGGGGAGAGGGCTTACGCGTATCGACGTGCTGGCGAATGCGGATGCGCCCTGTATCGAAGTCGATAGTCGAAACCGCAATCTTGGGCAGGTGCCGATTGGTAGTGTGGCCCGCGATCGTGTGCGTGTGACCAACTGTGGGACGAAGACGCTGTCGCTGGAGAATATCTTGCTCGATCAGCAAGGTGACTCCTTTGAGCTTGACCTGGGGAGCTGGGATAGCAACGGCGACGGTCAGATGGACAGGGCGGTGAGTGTCGCGCGGGATACGACGGTGGAGTTCGGCGTGCGTTATGTCCCGCTGGTTGAGGGGACGGAACGAGCGCAGATTGTCATTGTGAATGACGACCCGATTCAGCCGGAATTACCCGTGGATCTGGTGGCTCGCGGGGCGGATGGGGAATGTCCTGTCGCCAGCGCGCTGGGGCGAGTGCGCGGGGTGAGCGGGACGGGGAGACCGTCGCTGTCGGCGATTCCTTTGCAGTATGTGATTCTGGATGGTTCGCAGAGCAGCGACCCGGACGGCGCGGTGGTGGACTATGAATGGGAGGTCCTGCAAGGCCCACCGGGGACTCTGGTGCAACTGGGGCCGACGCAGGATGACCCGCTGGACACGGACGGGTCTCGACGGGAGTTTCGTCTGCTGACAGCGGGCACCTACCGCATCGGGTTGAATGTCATTGATAACGACGGGTTTCGCTCCTGCGAGCAGGCGGTGGTCGAGATTACGTCGGTTCCCGACCAGGATATTCATATCGAGTTGACCTGGACGAACCCGGAGGACCCCGACGAAGGGGATTCTGAGGGGAGTGACGTGGACCTGCATCTGACGAAGATGGGGCCCGGGCGCTGGGCGGAGGAGCCCTACAGCATCTACTTCCAATATCCGAACCGTTCGGAGGAGCCGATCTGGAATCCGGAGGACCCGAGCCTGGACATCGATGTGCGGGACGGGGCGGGGCCGGAGAATATTACGATGCGCACGCCCTCGGGCTGTGAGTGGTACGCGGTGGGAGTGCACTACTATCGCCAGCTCTTTGGGACGGCGTATGCGACGGTGCGCATCTATATTCAGGGAAGTTTGCGTTATGAGTCGACGCTGCAGCCGCTGGAGCGCACCGGAGAGTTCTGGGACGTGGCACGCATTCACTGGAGTGCCGAAGGGCAGGCTACGATTGTAGAGACCAACGCGCTGTACCCGGCGCTGCCGGAGGGGCAGGCTCCGGAGGTCACCAACGCGATGGTGGATGAGGCTGCAGCGCTGGGGTTGTGCAGCACACAGCAACTCTACTGA
- a CDS encoding ATP-dependent helicase, with protein MKTYKLNTPTGSTGGLDFDRDLNQEQRQVVKAGSGPLLVIAGAGTGKTHTLTYRVAALVARGVPPENILLLTFTNRAARAMTTRASALITSDVTRLWGGTFHSVANRILRENAPLLGYPKDYTIIDGEDAKTLMKACIADAGVGHLDRKLPRASMLTRLLSTTLNTGASLADALFERYPYFAHLHEPIAAILNLYQARKKEMGLMDFDDLLANWYRLLIEHPEVRQRYAARFEHILVDEYQDTNHLQGAIVDLMASVHGNLMVVGDDCQSIYAFRGADYRNILEFPERYPDARQFRLETNYRSTPQILELANRSIRHNVHQFQKTLRAHRPRGPLPAHVHLRDANQQAAFVCQRILELVDEGYELDNIAVLYRSHHHSLELQLEMTRCEIPFIVRSGLRFFEQAHIKDALSYLRFLYNPLDELAFLRLVRQWHGIGQKRAQQIWMFLSAQDDALAAVDHPDLIASLGGRARNSWARASQLLTRMRGQRLATTPDQLLLTLLQSDFKDHIHSVYDQADNRLADLEQLANYAAQYETLDHLLGEITLLSGISGQEIGVGESHDDHFVCLSSVHQAKGLEWGAVFTLWVSDAEFPHQSASMDSAQLEEERRLFYVATTRARDELYLCHPLIKTTRDRTPVVLRESPFIDELRHEDAALPWEDWKIEA; from the coding sequence ATGAAGACCTACAAACTCAACACCCCGACCGGCAGCACCGGCGGCCTCGACTTCGACCGCGACCTCAACCAGGAACAACGCCAGGTCGTCAAAGCCGGCTCCGGCCCTCTGCTGGTCATCGCGGGCGCCGGCACCGGAAAAACCCACACCCTGACCTACCGCGTCGCCGCTCTGGTCGCCCGTGGCGTGCCCCCCGAAAACATCCTCCTTTTGACCTTTACCAACCGGGCCGCCCGCGCCATGACCACCCGCGCCAGCGCCCTGATCACCAGCGACGTCACGCGTCTCTGGGGCGGCACCTTCCACTCCGTGGCCAACCGCATCCTCCGAGAAAACGCCCCGCTGCTGGGCTACCCCAAAGACTACACCATCATCGACGGCGAAGACGCCAAAACCCTGATGAAGGCCTGCATCGCCGACGCCGGCGTGGGCCACCTCGACCGCAAACTCCCCCGCGCCAGCATGCTCACCCGCCTGCTCAGCACCACCCTCAACACCGGCGCCTCACTGGCCGATGCGCTCTTCGAGCGCTACCCCTACTTCGCACACCTCCACGAGCCCATCGCCGCGATCCTCAACCTCTACCAGGCCCGCAAAAAAGAAATGGGCCTGATGGACTTCGATGACCTCCTCGCCAACTGGTACCGCCTGCTCATCGAACACCCCGAGGTCCGCCAGCGCTACGCCGCGCGCTTCGAACACATCCTGGTCGACGAATACCAGGACACCAACCACCTCCAGGGAGCGATCGTAGACCTGATGGCCTCGGTCCACGGAAACCTCATGGTCGTGGGCGACGACTGCCAGTCGATCTACGCCTTTCGCGGCGCCGACTACCGCAACATCCTGGAGTTTCCCGAGCGCTACCCCGACGCTCGCCAGTTCCGACTGGAGACCAACTACCGCTCCACCCCCCAGATCCTGGAGCTGGCAAACCGCTCGATTCGTCACAACGTCCACCAGTTCCAGAAAACCCTGCGCGCCCACCGCCCCCGGGGCCCGCTGCCGGCGCACGTCCACCTGCGCGACGCCAACCAGCAGGCGGCCTTCGTCTGCCAGCGCATCCTGGAGCTTGTCGACGAGGGCTACGAACTCGACAACATCGCCGTGCTCTACCGCTCCCACCACCACTCCCTGGAGCTGCAGCTCGAAATGACCCGCTGCGAGATCCCCTTCATCGTACGCTCCGGACTGCGCTTCTTTGAGCAGGCGCACATCAAAGACGCCCTCAGCTACCTGCGCTTTCTCTACAACCCCCTCGATGAACTGGCCTTCCTGCGCCTGGTGCGCCAGTGGCACGGCATCGGACAGAAGCGCGCCCAGCAGATCTGGATGTTCCTCTCGGCCCAGGACGACGCCCTGGCCGCCGTCGACCACCCCGACCTCATCGCCAGTCTCGGCGGGCGCGCCCGCAACTCCTGGGCGCGCGCCAGTCAACTCCTCACCCGGATGCGCGGCCAGCGCCTGGCGACCACTCCCGACCAGCTGCTGCTCACCCTGCTCCAGAGTGACTTCAAAGACCACATTCACTCGGTCTACGACCAGGCCGACAACCGCCTGGCCGATCTGGAACAACTCGCCAACTACGCCGCGCAGTACGAAACCCTCGATCACCTGCTGGGCGAAATCACCCTGCTCTCGGGCATCAGCGGCCAGGAAATCGGCGTGGGCGAATCCCACGACGATCACTTCGTCTGCCTGAGCTCCGTCCACCAGGCCAAGGGACTGGAATGGGGGGCGGTCTTCACCCTCTGGGTCAGCGACGCCGAGTTCCCCCACCAGAGCGCCAGCATGGATAGCGCCCAGCTCGAAGAAGAACGTCGCCTCTTCTACGTGGCCACCACCCGCGCCCGAGACGAACTCTACCTCTGCCATCCTCTCATTAAGACCACCCGCGATCGCACCCCCGTGGTCCTACGAGAGTCCCCCTTTATCGACGAACTCCGCCACGAAGACGCCGCACTCCCCTGGGAAGACTGGAAGATCGAGGCCTGA
- a CDS encoding tetratricopeptide repeat protein: protein MSEQERGKYEEEKGLLYKMAERVTAGESLASILEIESAEMAYFEGCAYEFHRQGEFERAEEVALGVLALDERRAYALLVMGDVALKRRDSEQAVMWLERAAGLAPDDIGVLIRLGEALMRTGRFERARKVLDQVISDGGGRDDIYLRRAYALKRVIRDRQHEEEVMANALPSG from the coding sequence ATGAGTGAGCAAGAGCGAGGGAAGTACGAAGAGGAGAAAGGGCTGCTCTATAAGATGGCCGAGCGTGTGACGGCCGGGGAGTCGCTGGCGAGCATTTTAGAAATTGAGTCGGCGGAGATGGCGTATTTCGAGGGGTGCGCGTACGAGTTTCATCGTCAGGGGGAGTTTGAGCGCGCCGAGGAGGTGGCTCTGGGGGTGTTGGCGCTAGATGAGCGCCGAGCGTATGCGTTGCTGGTGATGGGGGACGTGGCGTTGAAGCGACGGGATTCGGAGCAGGCGGTGATGTGGCTGGAGCGGGCTGCCGGGCTGGCGCCGGATGATATCGGGGTGTTGATTCGGCTGGGGGAGGCGCTGATGCGCACGGGGCGTTTTGAGCGCGCGCGCAAGGTGCTTGACCAGGTGATTTCCGATGGTGGGGGGCGCGACGATATCTATCTGCGCCGGGCGTACGCGTTGAAGCGGGTGATCCGGGATCGCCAGCACGAGGAGGAGGTCATGGCGAACGCGCTGCCCTCGGGATGA
- a CDS encoding NAD-dependent epimerase/dehydratase family protein: MTTLITGGTGFLGRHLIDQLIARGQTDLRVLTRRHNAELEALGVEQMEGSLTDADDLARAVEGVSHVYHLAGLVERDRTQAHRMYELHVEASRKLFDALVASDTPVQKIVVASTSGTVGVSSDADFVATDASPYAEHTVRDWPYYLSKIYAERVCLEYLQRHDLPIVLMRPTLLLGPGDWRESSTGDVILFMKNKVPGVLPGGISVVDVRDTAEAFITAMERAEPGATYLLGAGNMTLASFFEHLADITGQRSPRLPVPGKLAKLGGKLLDALQDAGAPLGDIDPASLEMARYFWYIDSSRAERELDFSPRPVSLTLRDTVQWIREHHPDFAGQRRPRPEPPANWVPQETRDFARELRRRSGAES; this comes from the coding sequence ATGACCACCCTCATCACCGGCGGGACCGGGTTCTTAGGCCGACACCTCATCGACCAGCTCATTGCCCGCGGCCAGACCGACCTGCGCGTGCTGACCCGCCGGCACAACGCCGAACTCGAGGCCCTGGGCGTCGAGCAGATGGAGGGCAGCCTCACCGACGCCGACGACCTGGCCCGTGCCGTCGAGGGCGTCAGCCACGTCTACCACCTGGCCGGACTCGTCGAACGTGACCGGACCCAGGCCCATCGCATGTACGAGTTGCACGTCGAAGCCAGCCGTAAGCTCTTCGACGCGCTGGTAGCCAGCGACACCCCCGTCCAAAAAATCGTCGTCGCCTCTACCAGCGGCACCGTAGGCGTCAGCTCCGACGCCGATTTCGTGGCCACCGACGCCAGCCCCTACGCCGAGCATACCGTCCGCGACTGGCCCTACTACCTCTCCAAGATTTACGCCGAACGCGTCTGCCTTGAGTACCTGCAGCGCCACGACCTCCCGATCGTGCTGATGCGCCCCACCCTGCTCCTGGGCCCGGGTGACTGGCGCGAAAGCTCCACCGGCGATGTCATCCTCTTCATGAAGAATAAGGTCCCGGGGGTGCTCCCGGGAGGCATCTCGGTGGTCGATGTCCGCGACACCGCCGAGGCCTTCATCACCGCCATGGAACGCGCCGAACCCGGTGCCACCTACCTGCTCGGTGCGGGGAACATGACCCTGGCGTCCTTCTTCGAGCACCTGGCCGACATCACCGGCCAGCGCTCCCCTCGCCTGCCCGTTCCGGGCAAGCTCGCAAAGCTCGGCGGCAAGCTCCTCGACGCCCTCCAGGATGCCGGCGCCCCCCTGGGTGACATCGACCCGGCCAGCCTCGAGATGGCCCGCTACTTCTGGTACATCGACAGCTCCCGGGCCGAACGCGAACTCGACTTCTCTCCCCGCCCCGTCTCCCTGACGCTCCGCGACACCGTGCAGTGGATTCGCGAGCACCACCCGGATTTTGCCGGCCAGCGGCGCCCGCGCCCCGAGCCTCCTGCGAACTGGGTGCCTCAGGAAACCCGCGATTTTGCCCGCGAACTTCGACGACGCTCCGGCGCCGAGAGCTAA